Part of the Paenibacillus sp. JNUCC32 genome is shown below.
CGTGTTGTAGGCTCCCAGGCTCTGGATGACGCTGAAGGTAGCCACCTGCGTCGTGACCATCGGAATGACCTGAGCGACCAGGTACATGCCCATGATCGCTTTTTTCATCTTGAATTCGAACCGTCCGACCGCATAAGCGACCATGGTACCGAACAGGATGTTGCCGACCACCGAAATGACCAATACGATCAGGATATTGCGAAATCCGAGCCCCAAATCCCCGATGTCGATCACCCGCTTGAAGTTCTCGAAATTAAGGAAATTGTCGGGCAAGCTTAGGCCGGATTGATAATACTCCACCTGGGTCTTGAACGCCCCCACGAAGATCGAGTAAATCGGGAAGAACACCACGAACAAAGCGACAACCAACGTGAAATAATTGAAAATCCTAAAGCCGATCGAGCCTTCCCTTCTCATGATTGCTTCTCCTCCCTGAACAGCAGCTTCCGTTGGATGACAATGAACAGCAGCACGATGATCAGCAGCACGACCGCCATCGCCGAGGCCAGTCCGAAGTTCTGATACTTGAATGCCGTATCCACCGTCTTGATGACGAAGGTCGACGTATCGTTCGCCCCGAGTAACATCACGAACGGAATATCGAACGCTTCGAGCGCGCCCGTCAAGGTGAGGATCAGCATCAGCTCCAGCACGCCCCGGATGCTAGGCAAGGTAATGTAACGGAACTTCTGCCAGCCCGATGCCCCGTCGATGGAGGCCGCCTCGTACAGGTCGCCCGGTATCGACTGCAGCGCCCCGATAAAGATGACCATGTTCAGCCCCATGTACTTCCACATCGAGATGAAGGCCAGCGCAAAATTCACGATCCCTTTATCGCCCAGCCAGCTCTGCTGCCAGGATTCGAGTCCCAGCGCGCCAAGCAGCGTATTCAGCGAGCCGTATTCCATGTGGTACACGTTCTTGAACATGATGACCGTAGCCACGCTGTGCAGCACGTACGGCAGGAACAAGGCGACCCGGAAGCCGTTTCTCCCCTTCAGCTTGCCCGTCAGAATAACGGCAAAATAGAGGGCAAAGACGACCTGGATGAGACCCCCGATCAGATAATACAGATTGTTCTTGAGTGAGCTGAACACTTCGGGCTTCGTAAAAATCTCGACGTAATTGTCAAAGCCGATAAAGTTCATATCCCAGCCGAGACCCGACCAGTCCGTCAAGCTGTAATACAACAGCGAGAGCGCCGGATAATAAGAGAAGGTCAGTGACAGGAGCACGGGAATGGCAAGGAAACCGAACAGAATAAGATAGCGCTGCGTTTTATAACTGAAATTGAACACGTTCCCTTCCTCGCTTTCTGGATGAAATGGTACCGTTTTCAATCATTATAAAAGACAGCGCCCCGAAAAATAATAGACTTTGTTTGCTTTTATTGTCCTCAGTTTAGATAACAGTCACCTAACAAAATCGCGGTACTCCTTTGGCGTTTTTCCGGTCATTTTTTTGAACACTTTATTGAAATAAGCCGGGTCCGGGTAGCCCACGCGTTCGCCGACCATATACGTCTTGAGCCCGTGATCCTCCTTCAGCAGCCGCTTGGCATGCTCGATTCGCACGGCGATGCAATAGTCCGTAATCGTCTCGCCCGTTTCGGTCTTGAACAGCTTGCTCAAGTAGCTCGGAGTCAGATAGACCAGGTCGGCGAGGTGCTGAAGCTCCAGCTCCTCGGTGTAATGCTGCTGAATATAGGCCTTGATCGTCTCGACAGCCCGATGCTCGCTCTTTCCTTGATCCAGAAGCCCGGCAGCAGCCTCTACAGCGCGCTTCAGCCGGCCCGCGAACGAACGCCAATTCTCGCTGTCCCCCGGCTCCAGGTTCCAATCTGCATCCCCTGCGTCAATGCCGCGCTGCTTCATCTCTTCCGCCACATGCGACTCCAGGGTTAGGCAAGCTTCCCTCAATTCAGCCCAGCCGGGCCGCAGGGAAGCCGTCTCTTCCAGCCAAGTGCCCATCGCCGCCGACAAGCGTGCATACTCGCCTGCACGCAGCGCCGGAAGCAGCTGTTTATCCAAGGAACGGACAAGCCGGTAGCGCTCTTCCCGGTGAACCGCCGCTATGCCTTCGCCTCCGCAGTTGCGCCGTTCATCGCTGTACCAAGCCTGCTCCAGGACGCTCGCGGCTTCCCTATAGGCTTGCGGGAGCCAGCGGCTCCCGCTGAATACGCCGCTGATGCCCAGCTTTGCCGAAGTGCCCGCGGGAAGCTGCTGAAGCAGCATGGCCGCCCATTCTCTCGCCATATCCGCATGGCCGGACTCGGCGATGGACGCCAAGATCGCTTGCCTTCCTCCTTCGCAGCCGATGATTCTCCGCTCCGTCCCCCAGACTGACGTCCACGCCAGCAGCTTCTCTTCCGCGATCTCCGGGAACGTGCGAAGCAGGAGCACCGCGTAATGTCGGTGGAACAGCGCCTGCCGATCCAGCCGGTCGCAGACTTCTTCGAACAGATGCTCCGGCATTGTTCGCTGATCCGTGCCTAACAGGAAGCTGACCAGATCGTCCGACTCCAGCTTGCGCTCGTTCTGCTCGCCCTTCACCAGCTCGTCGACGTTCTCCAGCATGCGGAGCAGCTCTTTCATGTTGACCGGCTTAAGCAAATATTCCAGCGCTCCCTGACGCATGGCGGTGCGGGCATACTCGAAATCGTTGTAACCGCTGAGCACGGCGAATTTCGTGCGGCAGGCCATCTGCTTGATATTCGCCATCAGCTGAAGCCCGTTCATTTGCGGCATTTTGATATCGGTAATGACCAGGTCGGGCTGGAGCTCATGCCATTGATCCAGCAGCTCCTGGCCGCTTGCAAACGTCCCTACGACCCGATATTGCTCGCCTGCGTCCCGTATCAGCTTGCCAAGCCCCAGCCTGATCCGTTCCTCGTCGTCCACCACGGCGATGTTAAGCATTTGCAAGTCCTCCTGTCCTCGGTTCTTCTATATGTTCCGCGGGAAAGGTAATCCGAACGGCGGTTCCTCGCCCTTCCTCGCTGTCTACGGTAAGGCCGTAGGGTCTTCCGTATCGGAGCTGCAGCCGCTCGTGCACGTTTCGCAGCCCGACTCCCCGGCCGTCCGTTCCTGGGGACTGCGCCTGATCGAGCATGCTGCGCAGCCTCGCAAGCGCTTCTGCCGACATGCCCAGCCCGTCATCCGTAACGGTAAACACATGGTTCATGCCATCCATGGCATAGGTAATGGTCAGATGCAGCACGTTTTTGTTCTCGTCGAAGCCGTGATTGACGGCGTTCTCGATGATCGGCTGAAATAGCAGCTTCATCACCCGAATGGAATCAGCCCCCGGATCATCCGGCAGCGTCAGCACGAACCGCTCGCCGTACCGGTAATTCAGCAGCTCGATGTAGGCTTTGACATGCTCCCACTCGCGCTTCACCTCCACGACCTCGCTGCCGGCATGAATGCTGTAACGAAGCTGCTGCCCTAACAGCTGAACCATGTCCCCCACCTCCTGATCGTTGTGAAGGACGGCCGTCATCCGGATCGTTTCCAGCGTATTGTAGATAAAATGCGGATTGATCTGGTGCTGAAGACGCTCCAGCTCCGCCTCCTTCTTCCGCTTCTCGATCGCGTAAATATCGTCGATGAGCTGTTTGATGCGTGCCATCATCCGGTTGAACGAGACCCCGATCAGCGAGGCCTCGTCCCTCCTTCGGACCGGGAACACCACATCCAGCTTGCCGGTCTGTACCTGCTTCATCAGATGGACGATGGACCGCAGCGGCCTTGTTAGCGCATAGATCAGAATCAGGGAAATGATGAGGGCAAAGCTGGTAACGCCGACAGCCGCCGCGATCGTTATCTTGCGGGTCTTGAGCGCATCCTGCATCAGCTGCCGCTCCGGCACCGTAATCAGGATCAGCCAGCCGGTCTGCTCGGATTTCCGGTAAACGACAAGCTGCTCCTCCCCGTCGACCTTATGGCGAAAGCTTCCTTCGTTGCCGGTGGCCTGGGCAAGCGCCGCATTGTCGGTCATGCTGCGGGACAAATATTTCTTCTCGCTGTCATAGATCACGGTCCCGTTGTCATCCAGGATGAAGGTGGTGCCGTGCGTCGTCTCCTCCAGGTCGGTGACGATGTTCTCAATCACGCCGATGTTGGCATCCACCACAATGGTGCCGATGGAATGGTACGATTTATCGATGATGTCGCGGACGACCGTGAACATGTACTGCTTGCTGCCGGCGGACACGGCGATCTCCTGCGTGCTGACCAGGACGGGCCGGCCGCCGGCCTCCGTGGCCAGCTTGCGCCAGTTGTCATAGTACTGCTGCAGATTCGAACGGTTGCCGCCGCTTTTGACCACGTAATAGGGGTTGCCGAAAAGGTCGAACAGGTACACGTTGCTCGTGCCTTCTTTGATGTTGTTCATGAAATAGATGCTCCGCTCGACCTTGCGGGTAATCTGGAGCTTCAGCTCGCTCTCGTTCAGGCTTGCCGATTCCTTCGGCTGCCCTTCCGCCTGGTAATGCCGATTGGACATCTCGAGCCCGGACTGAATTTCATTAAGGTAAGAAGGAATGATCGAAATTTTCATCATATCGGTCACGTAATCATCCAGCTTGCCCATCATTTTGCTCGACAGCTGGGACACGTAGGCGACCGTATTGTTCTCGATGGTGGCCGTATAACGCTCTGCCGCAAAATACGTGATGAGTCCGATCGGCAGGATAATCAGAAACAGAAAGACCACAAACAGCTTCCGGTCCAAGCGTCCGGCCGGCCGCTCCTTCCAAAGACGGGTAATGTAGCCGCGCAGGTTCACGTCAGTCGACCTTCTTTGCATAAGCGGTGGATTCGCGGAGGATGAAATCGCCGGCCAGGAGTATTTTTTCCAGCGGGCTGTCTGGCTGCTCCACCCGTCTCGCCAGCATCTCCACCGCCCTGCGTCCGAACGCCTCCTTGTTGACGTGGATGGTGCTCAGTGACGGAGCCGCATAAGCGGCATCCTCAATATTGTCAAAACCGGTAACCGAGCAGTCTGCTGGCACCTTGGCGCCCAGCTTGCCGAGCACCGTCATGATGCAGATGGCAATGGAGTCGTTCGCGCACACAAAGGCGGTTGGCAGTTCCTCCATCCGGCTTAGTATCGTCTCGAGCGACTCCGTCATCTCGGAGCGGTTATCTCCTTCGAAGCTAAGGAGCTCCTCGTTCTGATCCAGCGGGATCCCCTGCTCGCCGAGGACGGAACGATAGCCTTGATAACGATCGGCGAAGCTGCGCGAGAACCGGACGTTCCCTACGAACTGAAGCCTTCGATGCCCGCACCCGATCAAATAATTGGTCACCCGTCTCATGCACTCCACATTGTTCATGAACAGGGCATCCGACGGTATCAGCGGATCCTCATGATCGATTAAGACGAAGGGAATATCCAGGCTGCGGATTTCGAGCAGCAGCTGAGAGGAGATAAATCCCACGCCGATGATGCCTCTCACCCCGCTCGGATTAATCAAATTCGCGAAGCTGTCCTTGAATTGATCGGTCACGATGACCATCCCCGTGTCCCTTGCCTCAAGCTCATTCGTGATGCCGTCGATAATCCGTCCCCAATACAGGGAATCCCGCGTTTGGTAGCGGACATTCGGCACGAGCACGATGACGGTCTCCTTAGCGGCTTGGCTGCCGTCGGCATTGGCTTCATTCTTCTTGCCTCCGGCCTTCGGCGACTTGTTGGCAAAATAACCGAGCTGGGTCGCGACGTTCACGATTTTCTCCCGGGTCTCGAGACTGACGCCGGATTTACCTGAAAGCGCTTTAGAAACAGCGAACTTCGAAAGGCCGAGATGATCGGCAATTTGCTGCATCGTGACTTTTCCTGCCATAACCTGTACACATCCTTTAAGGTAATCGATAAGTTATTAGTTAATTGTTATCATAACATTTCATTTATTAGGTAAACAATTAAAACTTTTGAATGCAGCGACGGCGCAGACAAGAGCCCGTTCCAACCTGGAACGGGCTCTCTCACGATTGTAGCTTATGAACGTTTCATGACGCCTTTCGTTAATTAGCACGCTAACCGTTCACCCCGTTAACGGTTCTATCGCCTTGCTGCTGCAGCCATATCGCCGATCACTTGCCTTAGCACAGGCTCAAGCCGGTCCGCCATCAGCTTGAAGCCGAGGTCCGTCGGATGAACCCCGTCAACGGTCGTTTCCCCGGGATCGTCGCCTAACCAATCCGATCCGTCCACAAACGTTAGGTTATGGTCTCCGGCCACCGTCAGTTCCCGAATGAGCTCTATCTGAAACTTTTTCCGTTCAAGCCGTCCTTCGCGAAATTCCGGCATGAACGACTCGGCTCCATGAGGGATGCGGGATACCAGAATGATGGGAACCTCCGGATGGAACTTCCGGTAGGTCTCGATATACCGCGGCAAGGTCTGACGATAAGCTTCGGTCCCTCCGCAATTCGCCTCATAATCAATCACGAGACAGGCCGGCTCCGAGATTTGGGCGGCCAGTTCGGCAAGCTCAGGCTCTCCCTTGCCGTTCCCCGAGAAGCCCAGGTTGATAAACTCCAGATGGAGCCTGCGGCTCAGAATGTTCGTATACGACATGCCGGGCCGCGACGCGCATCCGCCTTGCGTGATGGAGGTTCCGTATATGACCACTCTCGAGCTGGAATCATAGGGCTCCGGCGCAAGGACCTCGGCTCCCGGCTCCATTCCGATCCATATCTCCTCAACGCCCTGGTATAAGGGCATGTTGAGCAGGAACGAGCGTGCTTTGCGGTCTTCGACAGTGAAAAGGCTGCTCTCATACTCTGCCTGACCTGGCTGGAAACGGGCGGTTCCTGCATGTTTCCACTCGCCCGGGCCGCCGATATACGCATCCACTCCGCACTCCCCGGTGGGGGGCATATGGTACATGCCGGATCCTGCCGTCAACCGCACGCGGACGGATACGTTCCGCGAATCCGTTCGGAAGCGGATTTGACCGCCCGATGTGCAGTTCGCAAGCGTATCCACCTCCGGTCGGACGGGGACCTCAGGTACGGCGGGCAGCCTGCGATAGAGGCGTTCGGTGTCGAACCAGGCAAAGCCGGATACTCGGAATGGCTCTTCCAATGGGGAATACCATAACAATTCGTCCGCTTCGACGTGATCGATCTTCATGTTCTGATCCAATTGAAATGGAGACACCTTTTCAGGTTCAGGGCTATTGTTCTGCACAATGTATCGCCTCCCTATGTAAGCTCGAATTGAAGTACATTGCCTTAGAACGGCTTATCTGTCCCATGCGGTGGCAACCTCTTCCTTGAGCTCCTTCAGCAGCTCTTCCTTGTCATCCCGGTAAAACATGTTATAGGTGTCGAACGGGATCATCCGCCCGTCGGGATGCACGATATGCACGCAGGATTTCTTGACGGACCGGACATCGAAGTTATGGGCATCCAGGAACTGCATGATAATGACCCGGAAGACGTTGTCGTACGTAATCTGCTCCGGCACGGCGGCCAGCGGCAGGCAGCAGAGCAGGCTCTTCAGGGAAAGCGCCGAGGATTGCGGCGAGTGGCCCGTCGACAGCAGCTCAAACATCTTGCCCCGGATGACCGGGTCCT
Proteins encoded:
- a CDS encoding SGNH/GDSL hydrolase family protein translates to MQNNSPEPEKVSPFQLDQNMKIDHVEADELLWYSPLEEPFRVSGFAWFDTERLYRRLPAVPEVPVRPEVDTLANCTSGGQIRFRTDSRNVSVRVRLTAGSGMYHMPPTGECGVDAYIGGPGEWKHAGTARFQPGQAEYESSLFTVEDRKARSFLLNMPLYQGVEEIWIGMEPGAEVLAPEPYDSSSRVVIYGTSITQGGCASRPGMSYTNILSRRLHLEFINLGFSGNGKGEPELAELAAQISEPACLVIDYEANCGGTEAYRQTLPRYIETYRKFHPEVPIILVSRIPHGAESFMPEFREGRLERKKFQIELIRELTVAGDHNLTFVDGSDWLGDDPGETTVDGVHPTDLGFKLMADRLEPVLRQVIGDMAAAARR
- a CDS encoding carbohydrate ABC transporter permease; its protein translation is MFNFSYKTQRYLILFGFLAIPVLLSLTFSYYPALSLLYYSLTDWSGLGWDMNFIGFDNYVEIFTKPEVFSSLKNNLYYLIGGLIQVVFALYFAVILTGKLKGRNGFRVALFLPYVLHSVATVIMFKNVYHMEYGSLNTLLGALGLESWQQSWLGDKGIVNFALAFISMWKYMGLNMVIFIGALQSIPGDLYEAASIDGASGWQKFRYITLPSIRGVLELMLILTLTGALEAFDIPFVMLLGANDTSTFVIKTVDTAFKYQNFGLASAMAVVLLIIVLLFIVIQRKLLFREEKQS
- a CDS encoding response regulator transcription factor, with the protein product MLNIAVVDDEERIRLGLGKLIRDAGEQYRVVGTFASGQELLDQWHELQPDLVITDIKMPQMNGLQLMANIKQMACRTKFAVLSGYNDFEYARTAMRQGALEYLLKPVNMKELLRMLENVDELVKGEQNERKLESDDLVSFLLGTDQRTMPEHLFEEVCDRLDRQALFHRHYAVLLLRTFPEIAEEKLLAWTSVWGTERRIIGCEGGRQAILASIAESGHADMAREWAAMLLQQLPAGTSAKLGISGVFSGSRWLPQAYREAASVLEQAWYSDERRNCGGEGIAAVHREERYRLVRSLDKQLLPALRAGEYARLSAAMGTWLEETASLRPGWAELREACLTLESHVAEEMKQRGIDAGDADWNLEPGDSENWRSFAGRLKRAVEAAAGLLDQGKSEHRAVETIKAYIQQHYTEELELQHLADLVYLTPSYLSKLFKTETGETITDYCIAVRIEHAKRLLKEDHGLKTYMVGERVGYPDPAYFNKVFKKMTGKTPKEYRDFVR
- a CDS encoding carbohydrate ABC transporter permease: MRREGSIGFRIFNYFTLVVALFVVFFPIYSIFVGAFKTQVEYYQSGLSLPDNFLNFENFKRVIDIGDLGLGFRNILIVLVISVVGNILFGTMVAYAVGRFEFKMKKAIMGMYLVAQVIPMVTTQVATFSVIQSLGAYNTMFAPILLYLGADVLQIVIYLQFVNSIPRDLDESAMLEGASLFKIYRSIIFPLLAPATATLVILKSISIYNDFYTPYLYMPSQDLKVVSTAIYSFIGPNAAQLNVISAGILIIFIPTVVLFLFMQRYIFAGVTNGAVK
- a CDS encoding LacI family DNA-binding transcriptional regulator, with product MAGKVTMQQIADHLGLSKFAVSKALSGKSGVSLETREKIVNVATQLGYFANKSPKAGGKKNEANADGSQAAKETVIVLVPNVRYQTRDSLYWGRIIDGITNELEARDTGMVIVTDQFKDSFANLINPSGVRGIIGVGFISSQLLLEIRSLDIPFVLIDHEDPLIPSDALFMNNVECMRRVTNYLIGCGHRRLQFVGNVRFSRSFADRYQGYRSVLGEQGIPLDQNEELLSFEGDNRSEMTESLETILSRMEELPTAFVCANDSIAICIMTVLGKLGAKVPADCSVTGFDNIEDAAYAAPSLSTIHVNKEAFGRRAVEMLARRVEQPDSPLEKILLAGDFILRESTAYAKKVD
- a CDS encoding cache domain-containing sensor histidine kinase; amino-acid sequence: MNLRGYITRLWKERPAGRLDRKLFVVFLFLIILPIGLITYFAAERYTATIENNTVAYVSQLSSKMMGKLDDYVTDMMKISIIPSYLNEIQSGLEMSNRHYQAEGQPKESASLNESELKLQITRKVERSIYFMNNIKEGTSNVYLFDLFGNPYYVVKSGGNRSNLQQYYDNWRKLATEAGGRPVLVSTQEIAVSAGSKQYMFTVVRDIIDKSYHSIGTIVVDANIGVIENIVTDLEETTHGTTFILDDNGTVIYDSEKKYLSRSMTDNAALAQATGNEGSFRHKVDGEEQLVVYRKSEQTGWLILITVPERQLMQDALKTRKITIAAAVGVTSFALIISLILIYALTRPLRSIVHLMKQVQTGKLDVVFPVRRRDEASLIGVSFNRMMARIKQLIDDIYAIEKRKKEAELERLQHQINPHFIYNTLETIRMTAVLHNDQEVGDMVQLLGQQLRYSIHAGSEVVEVKREWEHVKAYIELLNYRYGERFVLTLPDDPGADSIRVMKLLFQPIIENAVNHGFDENKNVLHLTITYAMDGMNHVFTVTDDGLGMSAEALARLRSMLDQAQSPGTDGRGVGLRNVHERLQLRYGRPYGLTVDSEEGRGTAVRITFPAEHIEEPRTGGLANA